One Candidatus Falkowbacteria bacterium genomic window carries:
- a CDS encoding tryptophan-rich sensory protein translates to MFIPKAARLFLMIVVCQLAGLIGSVFTTSNITSWYQNLTRPSFAPPNWVFAPVWTILFVLMAIALFIAWENKFKKAKLGLLFFVAQLVLNVFWSFLFFGLHNPWFALIEIIALLIFIILTTINFWRTNLWAGILMLPYIAWVGFATILNFAYWRLNS, encoded by the coding sequence ATGTTCATCCCCAAAGCAGCTCGCCTATTCTTAATGATTGTAGTTTGCCAACTGGCCGGTTTAATCGGTTCCGTATTTACAACGTCAAACATTACTTCCTGGTATCAAAACCTAACTCGACCAAGTTTTGCACCACCAAACTGGGTTTTTGCGCCGGTTTGGACAATCTTATTTGTTTTGATGGCCATAGCCTTGTTCATTGCTTGGGAAAATAAATTTAAAAAAGCCAAGCTTGGCCTTTTGTTTTTTGTAGCTCAACTTGTTTTGAACGTTTTCTGGTCATTCCTTTTCTTTGGTCTACATAATCCTTGGTTTGCTTTGATTGAAATTATTGCTTTACTAATCTTCATTATTTTAACAACTATAAACTTCTGGAGAACCAACCTGTGGGCCGGCATTTTGATGCTACCATATATCGCGTGGGTAGGGTTTGCTACAATTTTGAACTTTGCCTATTGGCGATTAAATTCATAA
- a CDS encoding CCA tRNA nucleotidyltransferase, translated as MNKEPQPTSGEYKLKSEDKKIIAKEKIPIGDQYLDILKERGLDDYATVYKKVLEIAETIKASGGKVLLVGGSIRDMMMGTIPKDYDIEIYGLEPEEIKKILTPIGKVSEVGEAFGVLKVFFPKEGLDIDVSLPRKDSKTGKGHKDFSVEADPNMSIIEAAKRRDFTMNSICADPLTGEIFDAFGGLEDIKNRKLKITDNELFKDDPLRVLRGMQFIGRFGLEVDKDSVPILQEMAPLVKDLSKERILEEWKKLLLKSEKPSLGLAAAMNLGILREIHPELPPLRETPQEPEWHPEGDVWIHTLMVIDEAAKIARREELDDAKKFTLLLTALCHDLGKPATTETREDGKIISHAHDKAGIEPTKKFLAQLGVDNLTRDKVVKLVGEHLTPTLFYIEETVRGNHIKDGAIRRLAKRLHPATIQELVLVSESDHLGRGEFGNTEVPEQLMLDPMNYPAGKWLLTRARELEVEDSRPADLTQGRHWLAFGFKPGPNLGKLIRLANDLRDDKGFSREMVFEAVDGIADEDKAVAKLEKLLEPIE; from the coding sequence ATGAACAAAGAACCCCAACCGACAAGCGGAGAATACAAACTTAAATCAGAAGACAAAAAAATTATTGCCAAAGAAAAAATACCTATTGGTGATCAATATTTAGATATTTTAAAAGAGCGCGGGCTGGATGATTACGCAACCGTTTATAAAAAAGTTTTGGAGATTGCAGAAACGATTAAAGCTTCTGGTGGCAAAGTCCTTTTAGTTGGCGGTAGTATTCGCGATATGATGATGGGTACAATTCCCAAAGATTATGATATAGAAATTTACGGACTTGAACCTGAAGAAATAAAAAAGATTTTAACTCCAATAGGAAAAGTTTCTGAAGTTGGTGAAGCATTTGGAGTTCTGAAAGTTTTTTTCCCGAAAGAAGGTCTGGATATTGACGTATCTTTACCTAGAAAAGACTCAAAAACAGGTAAAGGTCATAAAGATTTTTCAGTTGAAGCTGATCCAAACATGTCTATCATAGAGGCTGCTAAACGTCGAGATTTTACCATGAATTCAATTTGCGCGGATCCCTTGACCGGTGAAATTTTTGATGCTTTTGGCGGGCTGGAAGACATTAAAAACAGAAAACTAAAAATTACAGATAATGAACTTTTCAAAGATGATCCTTTACGGGTTCTCCGGGGCATGCAATTCATTGGACGCTTTGGGCTAGAAGTTGATAAAGATTCTGTGCCAATTCTGCAAGAAATGGCTCCGTTAGTTAAAGATTTATCCAAAGAAAGAATATTAGAAGAATGGAAAAAATTATTGCTCAAATCAGAAAAGCCATCGCTCGGTCTTGCGGCGGCAATGAACCTGGGCATTCTCCGAGAAATACACCCTGAGTTGCCACCACTCAGAGAAACTCCTCAGGAGCCTGAATGGCATCCGGAAGGTGATGTCTGGATTCACACTCTAATGGTTATCGACGAGGCAGCGAAAATTGCACGTCGTGAAGAATTAGATGACGCAAAAAAATTCACTCTTTTATTAACTGCACTTTGCCATGACCTTGGAAAACCAGCAACAACAGAAACCAGAGAAGATGGAAAAATTATCTCTCATGCACACGACAAAGCCGGAATTGAACCAACCAAAAAGTTTTTGGCCCAACTTGGCGTAGATAATTTAACAAGAGATAAGGTTGTTAAATTGGTCGGCGAACATTTAACTCCAACCTTATTTTATATTGAAGAAACTGTTCGAGGGAACCATATCAAAGACGGAGCGATCCGCCGGCTGGCTAAACGACTTCACCCCGCGACCATTCAAGAATTAGTTTTAGTTTCTGAGTCAGACCATCTTGGTCGTGGCGAATTTGGTAATACTGAAGTACCAGAACAACTTATGCTTGATCCGATGAACTACCCAGCAGGAAAATGGTTGCTAACCCGCGCTCGGGAGCTAGAAGTTGAAGACAGTCGACCAGCAGATTTAACCCAAGGTCGTCATTGGTTAGCCTTTGGTTTCAAACCTGGCCCAAACCTTGGCAAATTAATTCGTTTAGCAAATGATCTTCGTGACGATAAAGGCTTTTCACGAGAAATGGTTTTTGAAGCGGTTGATGGAATTGCTGATGAAGACAAAGCGGTTGCTAAATTGGAAAAATTATTAGAGCCGATTGAATAA
- a CDS encoding transposase, which yields MSELFQNKYRTKTLRLKDWNYGWDAFYFITICTHKGIWFFGKIKNQKMILNNFGKIIQKNLLNIPKHFNFTELDEHIVMPNHVHVIVRILPHKGRDAINRVSTNNNDRGGVTGQYNPMGKQTIGEIIRWYKGGCTFQINQQHPNNIFKWQPRFYDHIIRSQESLENIRHYIKINPEKWEQDRNNITGLYY from the coding sequence GTGTCCGAATTATTTCAAAACAAATACCGCACCAAAACCCTTCGATTAAAAGATTGGAATTATGGATGGGACGCATTTTATTTTATAACCATTTGCACACATAAAGGCATTTGGTTTTTCGGCAAAATCAAAAACCAAAAAATGATTTTAAATAATTTTGGCAAAATTATCCAAAAAAATTTATTGAACATTCCCAAACATTTTAATTTCACCGAACTGGATGAACATATTGTTATGCCCAACCATGTACATGTGATTGTACGAATATTGCCCCACAAGGGTAGAGACGCGATTAATCGCGTCTCTACGAACAACAATGACCGTGGTGGCGTAACGGGGCAATATAACCCCATGGGCAAACAAACAATAGGTGAAATTATTCGTTGGTACAAAGGTGGATGCACCTTCCAGATCAACCAACAACACCCCAACAACATATTTAAATGGCAACCGCGATTTTACGATCATATAATTCGCAGTCAGGAATCGCTGGAAAACATTCGACATTACATTAAAATCAATCCTGAGAAATGGGAACAAGACAGAAATAATATAACAGGTTTATACTATTGA
- a CDS encoding methyltransferase domain-containing protein produces MLYLYILIAILFLILLFIGGLSAAPFVPTKKKQIQHLLKNISIKDSQTIYDLGCGTGSVIFPLAKAFPKANFVGVEIAVIPFLVAKIKALKFKNAKIKFGNIFRTKLNDADTIFIFLLADSYPKLIKSLKHKVKNDCQVITEAWPLPNIEPVKRIKEKDLLALYFYRGEQLK; encoded by the coding sequence ATGCTCTATTTATACATCCTGATTGCTATCCTTTTTCTAATCCTTCTCTTCATTGGCGGGCTGTCAGCTGCGCCTTTTGTTCCAACCAAGAAAAAACAAATTCAGCACTTATTAAAAAATATTTCCATCAAAGATAGTCAAACTATTTACGACCTAGGTTGCGGAACTGGTAGTGTTATTTTTCCTTTAGCCAAAGCTTTTCCAAAAGCTAATTTTGTCGGAGTTGAAATTGCCGTTATTCCTTTTCTTGTTGCCAAAATAAAAGCACTTAAATTCAAAAATGCCAAAATTAAATTTGGAAATATTTTCAGAACTAAATTAAATGATGCTGACACAATTTTTATTTTTCTTTTAGCAGACAGTTATCCGAAACTAATAAAATCTTTGAAACATAAAGTAAAAAATGACTGCCAAGTTATCACTGAAGCTTGGCCCTTACCAAACATTGAACCGGTGAAACGAATTAAAGAAAAAGATTTATTAGCATTATATTTTTATCGAGGTGAACAGTTAAAATAA